The following nucleotide sequence is from Peribacillus sp. ACCC06369.
TCATATGGAACATGTCATCAAGACGCTCGATATCGGTCCTTTGCTGGACAAACCAGTGCGTAAACTCTCACTTGGTCAGCGAATGCGCTGCGAGCTTGCGGCAGCACTGATTCACAATCCGCCTTTGCTGTTCCTTGATGAGCCGACAATAGGCCTTGACGTACTCGTGAAGATGAAAATTCGCGAGTTCCTGAAAGAAATCAATGAGAAATATAATACGACAATCCTTTTGACTACCCATGATTTAGGTGACATTGAGGCATTGTGTGAGCGCGTAATCATGCTTGATGAAGGACAAATCATATATGATGGGGAATTGCAGAGTTTGAAAGATAACTGGGCTGAGGAAAAACAGATCCATTTTCAATTCATCGAGCCGATTGAATTGAAGGAATTGCAATCCTTACCACTCCCATTTACTGCTAACTGGGTTTATGATGAGAAAAATCAAACTTACATTGCCTTGTTGAAAGAAGAAAGTGATCATATTTCACAGCTTGTTTCAGCTGTCGTGTCACATTTTAAAATAAAGGACATCAAAATCCATGAAACGTCCATTGAAGAGATTGTTCGCAATATTTATGAAGAAGGCACTGTCTGACTCTCTAATCATTAAGAAACAACGTGTCTATCAAGAAGGGGGAGGGCAATGGGGAAGTATATTGCAATGATTCGCATGCGTTTTTTGATGATGCTTGCGTATCGAACGGATTATTATACCGGCATTTTAATTTATAGCATTAATATCGGTGCTTATTATTTCTTATGGAATGCGATATATGGAGAGAAAAGCTCCATCGAAGGACTTTCAAGTATGCAGATGACAACCTACGTCGCTGTTGCATGGATGGCGCGTGCTTTTTATTTCAATAATATTGACCGCGAAATCGCCACTGAAATTAAGGACGGCAAGGTCGCCATTGAAATGATCCGTCCTTATAACTATTTAGGCATGAAAACGATGCAAGGACTTGGGGAGGGGATATTCCGTTTCTTCTTCTTCTCGATTCCGGGAATGCTGCTGGTAGCTTTCATTTTTCCTATTGAATTGCCACACGAGCCGGCTACGTGGGGGATATTCGGCATTTCCTTGCTGTTCAGCTTCATCATCAATACACAAATTAACTTATTGACAGGAATCACTACCTTTTTCTTATATAATAATGCCGGATTGATCCGGGCTAAAAGGGTTATCATTGATTTATTTTCCGGTCTGCTGCTGCCCATCAGTTTCTATCCGATATGGGCGCAGGAAGTGATGAAATATTTGCCCTTTCAAGGGATCAGCTATGTACCAAGCATGATTTTTACGAACGGGTACAGTTCAGGCGAAATTGGCATGGCGCTTTTACAGCAGTTAATTTGGTGCATCATTCTTATAATACCGATTCAGCTTTTATGGATAGTCGCAAAAAAACAGCTGATTATTCAAGGAGGTTGACGGGATGTTTTATGTATCGATGTTTTTTCAATATGTGAGTCAGTATATGAAAACAAGATTGCAGTATAGAGCCGATTTCTTCATGGAAATCCTATCTGACCTGCTGAATCAGGTCGTGAATCTGGTATTTATCTTAGTCGTTTTTGGACATACCCAATTTTTAAGCGGGTGGAGCCGTGAAGAAATCATATTCATTTATGGATTCTTCCTTATCCCATTCGCCCTTTTTTCAGCCTTTTTCAACATCTGGGATTTTAATGATCGCTATATCGTCAAAGGTGAGATGGATCGGATATTAACAAGACCGATACATAGCCTCTTTCAAGTCATCTTAGAAAGAATCGAGCTAGAATCGTTATTTGGCGTTGTGACCGGTTTGATCATTATATTCTATTCGGGGGCTTCATTGGATCTGGAGCTTGCGTGGTATGACCCGATTCTTTTCATCATTTTTGCAATAGGAGGGGCCCTTGCTTATGCAGCCATATTCGTAGCGATAGCAAGCATTGGGTTCTGGTCGGATGCGAAAACATCCATCATGCCAATGATGTACAATATCGGGAACTACGGTCGCTATCCTGTTGATATTTATAATAAGGTCATTCGTTTTATCCTTACATGGGTGCTGCCATTCGCGTTTGTTGGTGTTTATCCGGCATCTTATTTCCTTAGAAAAGAAGAGTGGTATGCGTATGCATTTGCCACACCTGTAATCGGGGTTGCCTTTTTCATGATATCCGTTTTCATATGGAATCAAGGAGTGAAGAGGTACCGTGGGGCAGGAAACTAAAAAAACCCCTTCAACAGCATTCATGTTGAAGGGGTTTTTGTTTATTTGCGTTTATTCTTTCTTTCAATATATCTTGCTTGTGCTTGAACATATTGCTGCTTTTCATCTTCCGTTTCCGGAATGACCTGAGGTACGATTGTCGGCTTACCGTTTTCGTCAATGGCCAGCATCGTTAAAAAAGCGCGTGCCGTAAGCTGCTTTTCACCTGTTAATAAGTTCTCACGCTCCACTTTCACGAATACCTCCATTGATGTGCGATGGGCACAAGTGACATAAGCTTCAAGGTTAATTGCGTCCCCTGTCTTGATGGGGGCCAAAAAATCAAAAGAGTCGCTTGAAGCAGTCACAACGGGTTTTCGGCAATGGCGCATAGCTGAAATACAGGCTATTTTATCAACATAAGCCATTACTTTCCCGCCAAAGATGGTATTATGATGGTTCGTATCCGGTGGAAAAACAAGGTCGGTTAGGAAAGTCCGTGACTGCTGTGTTGGATGGGCATTTGATAAGCCGCTTTCCTTTTCAATCATTTGCCTGTTGTTTGGGCTAACAGATTTTCACGGACGATTATTGCTGCTTCGACCATGTTTTTCAGGGAAGCGACGGTTTCCGGGATACCCCTTGTTTTCAGGCCGCAGTCGGGATTGATCCAAAACTGGTCTTTATCTAATATCTTGATGCCCCGTTCAATCATATCGACCATTTCTTCCACTGCTGGAACTCGGGGACTGTGAATATCATACACACCCAGGCCAATACCTTTTTCATAAGTTTTTTCCTCGAATGCGGAAGCAAGCTCTCCATGGCTACGGGATGTTTCGATGGAAATTACATCGGCATCCAAGGAAGAAATGACATCCATGAAACTGTTGAAGTCGCAATAGCACATATGCGTGTGAATTTGCGTTGTATCCTCCACGCTTGATGTGGATATCAAGAACGAATTCACAGCCCAGTTCAAATACTCATCGCGATCGCTTTTTTTCAATGGTAGACCTTCCCTAAGTGCAGGTTCATCAACTTGGATCATTTTGATTCCTGCCGATTCCAATGCAATGACTTCTTTTTCCAAAGCAAGTGCCAGCTGGTAGCATACATTCTCCCTGGAAATATCATCACGGACAAATGACCAGTTCAAAATCGTGACAGGACCTGTAAGCATTCCCTTTACGGTCTTCTTCGTAAGTGATTGTGCGTATACACTTTCCCTGACTGTCATCGGTTCGATGAAATGGATGTCGCCATAAATGACTGGTGGTTTTACGCAGCGAGACCCATAGGATTGTACCCAGCCCTTTTCTAGAAAGACAAATCCGCCTAACTTATGACCGAAGTATTCAACCATATCCGTCCGTTCGAATTCCCCGTGTACGAGAACGTCCAAGCCGATTTCTTCTTGAATGTCGATCCACCTGCCGATTTCTTCGTTAATGAATGTTTCATATTGCGCAGCGCTCCATTCTCCTTTTTTGAATTTCCCGCGTGCTTGCTTAACTTCAAATGTCTGGGGAAAACTACCGATCGTTGTTGAAGGTAGAAAAGGCAATTTGAAAAATTCCTGTTGTTTTTGGTAACGTTCTTTAAATGGCAGCTGACGTCCAACATGCTCTGATTTAGCCTTTTCGACACTGGATTGTACACTCTTATGATTCCGTGCATTTGAACTAGCTAACGTCTGAACCGTTAATTTATTAGCATCGACCTTATCGGCGATTGCTTCAAAGCCCTGATTATTCCCTTTGACCAAGAGTGTTATTTCTTCAAGTTTCTCATCGGCGAAAGCAAGGGTTTCTTTCACTTCTTTTGAAACGGCGGTTTCATTACGAACGGTCACTGGAACATGAAGCAGGGAACAAGAGGGTTGAAGCCAGATTCGGTCTTCGGCTACTTTTTTCTTTAGAGTGTCGATCAATTGAATCTTTTTCGATAAATCAGAAAGCCAAATGTTTTTTCCATCAATCACACCTGCACCAAGCACTTTGTCCTTCGGGAAGCCGGATGCTTCAAGATTACTTAGATTCCTTCCTTTATCATGTACAAAATCAAGACTGATTCCCTGAACTGGTAATTCGATGACTTCTTGGTAGTGTTCCACGGCATCAAAGTATGTTTGCAGCATGATGTTTAGGTTTGGTGCTGCTTCATTCAGTTTTTCATAAAGGTAAGTAACAGTTTGCATATCATCTTTGGAAATGGATGAAACAAGAGAAGGCTCGTCCATTTGAATCCACTTCACGCCTTCTTGCTCCAACTCCTGCAGGATTTGCGTATATAGAGGAAGCAGGCGCAGGATTATGCCAGGGATATCTTGTTTTTTGAAGCCTTTGGAAAGGGAGATGAAAGTATAAGGTCCGATTAACACGGGCTTCGTTTCAATCCCTAGCTTTTCCTTGGCTTCCCGATATGCTACAAGTGGTTTATTTTCTGTTAAAGTCAGCTGTGGCAGTTTTAATTCAGGGACGATATAGTGATAGTTCGTATTGAACCATTTCGTCATTTCGGAAGCGACCTCATCATTGTTCCCGCGAGCCATTGAATAATAAACGGAAAGGGGAACGCTTCCGCCTTCATAGGCAGAGTAACGTTCAGGAACAAGACCGAACATGACGGACATATCGAGCATTTGATCATAGAAAGTGAAGTCGTTGACAGGAATGATATCAATGCCTTGATCTTTTTGTTTTTGTAAGTTGCCTAAACGGATGGCTTTTAGTTGTGCCGTAAATTTTGGTTCATCGATTTTCCCAGACCAATATGCTTCCAATGTACGTTTCCATTCACGATCTTCCCCGATTCGCGGGTACCCCAAATTACTGCTTTTCAAAATTCTCATCCTCCTACTTTCCTTTGATTTGTTTAAAAACAATAAAAAAAGCACCCCTAACTGTCAATAAGAGAAAGTTAGAAATGCTTAAAATAAAGAGACATGCAGAATGCCCCTTATAATTATAAGGTCCCTAACACCTCCCTATCTCCCGTAGGTTAAAACAGTGTTGTCGAAATAGGCAGGTCTCCTGACTTAGGGAATATCATTAGCAGCGAGCCTTCCCGATCCGTAGATCAGTGGCATATTGGATGGCGCTAACATTCCCATTACAGTGGCGGGACCGTGCCGGAATCAAACCGGGCTTCCCTTTTAATCCTAATGAAAATTAGGAACCTATTTCCACATATGAAATTTCACTAAACCTGCTGATAAACTGATTGCAGGTACCAAATATTTATAAAATAAAAACTATTATAAAAATTTAGATAATCTTAACATATCCGACCAAAAGGGTCAACATGAAAAAAATCGGGAAACGTTCCCGACATTTTGACAAATGCCTTTAGGGTGTGTGAGTGATAAGGCTGAAGTCTGTTCCTAAAAAAGAATATATTGTTAGGACAGGGAGTATGTATAAAGGAAGTGGCGTTTTGAAATGGGGCGTAGGGGATGACTTTCTACATCTTGATTGCAGGAATCATTTTTTGCATGGTGATGAGCATTCGGACGTTATTTCTTGTTGAGTCGGGAGGAAAGAAGTTTTCTCTGGAGGATATGCTGTGGCTTGGCAATTTATATGCGACGATATTAGTTGGATTTGCACTGATTTATTTATTATACGAGCTTCAGAATCATTCGGTGATTCTTGATATGGGCAATCGATTGGATGGCACATTCTATGAACAGTTGAAGACTTCTTTTTATTTTAGCGCGATGACCATGTTTTCTGTAGGGTATGGAGATATAGCCCCAATTGGAATGGGCAGGATGATAGCTACCATTCAGGCTTTCATCGGGTACACACTCCCGGCAGCGTTCGTGATTCGGACGGTGATCGATCTGGAGCATAAAGATAGGAAGGATAAATGAAAGTTGTGTTTCTTTCGATTATTGGGTACTCTTACCATAATGAAGGAAATGGAGGATTCAATATGACTGTTAAAATTGGAGAAAAAGCACCTGATTTTCAACTCCCTGCAAACAATGGTGAAATGGTTTCCCTATCGGATTTTAAAGGGAAATACATCGTTTTATATTTTTATCCAAAAGACATGACGCCAGGATGCACGACGGAGGCCTGTGATTTCCGGGACCACAATGAACAATTCGAGGAATTGAACGCTGTCATTATTGGTATAAGCCCAGATCCGGCGGCACGTCATGAAAAATTCATCGAAAAACATGGATTGCCTTTTCTGCTGCTAGCTGACGAAAACCATGAAGCGGCTGAATCATTTGATGTGTGGCAATTGAAAAAGAATTTCGGCAAGGAATATATGGGCATTGAACGTTCAACTTTCCTGATTGATAAGGCAGGTAAAATAGTCAAGGAATGGCGTAAAGTAAAAGTCAAAGGCCACGTCGAAGAAGCGCTTGAAACTCTTCGAGACCTAGAAAAATAAGGGACAGGCAGATGAAGGATGAACGAATAACGAAGCTTGCGGCCAGGCTGATTCATCATTCGATACAATTACAGCCAAAAGAGAGAATCCTCATCCGGGGCCATATCAACACGAAACCATTGTTGAAAGAGCTGATTGATGAAATATACAGGGTGGGTGCTTATCCATATATAGAACTCGAAGACGATGAGATTAGCCGACATCTGTTACAAGGGAATGTGAAGGAACAACTTGATACATCGTCGCAATGGGCTTTGAAGAAGTATACGGATATCGATGCGGTCATCATCATCACCAGTGAAGAAAACGACGTGGAAATGACTGATGTTCCCATCGAGAGGCAACGTATTCAAGGGGAAGCTATGAATTCTCCCACTCTTTTCTATGTAAACAACCGACGGTGGGTCTTACTTAAATATCCCACCAACGCATCAGCGCAAAAAGCCGGCATGAACTTCGACAGGTACCAAGACTTCCTTTTCAAAGTATGCACTATGGATTACGGGAAAATGGAGGCGGCATTTAAACCGTTAAAGCAATTGATGGAACGGACTGACAAAGTCAGGATCGTTTCACCGGGGACAGATCTGACTTTTTCCATCAAAGGTATGCCGGCCATCATATGTGCCGGCAAAAAGAATTTACCTGATGGGGAAGTGTTTACGGCACCCATAAAAGAAAGCGTCAATGGAAGGATATCCTTCAACGCACCCACAACCTATGAAGGAATCACCTTTAGTGACATGGAATTAAACATTGAAAAGGGGAAAATCATTAAAGCCATTTCCAATCAACCTGCCAAAATGAACCGGATTCTGGATATCGATGAAGGGTCCCGTTTTATCGGGGAGTTCGCAATTGGAATCAATCCATACATATTGGAACCTATGGACGATACATTGTTCGATGAGAAAATAAGCGGGAGTCTGCACTTGGCTCTGGGACTTGCCTATGGAGAAGCGGATAATGGAAACCGTTCATCTATACACTGGGATATGGTCTTGATCCAGCGTCCTGAATATGGCGGTGGTGACATCTACTTTGACGATGTGCTGATCAGAAGGGATGGAAATTTCATATTGCCTGAATTACATGCATTAAACCCAAATTCATTAAAACAAAGCCTTTTTTATTAAGGCTAAGGCTTTTGTCCAACTCAAAAAGGGGACACCTGAATATGCTTTATTAAGGGAATACCTCCTCAGAGAAAGTTGCACGGGACACACAGAGCCCGTGTTTTTTTATGTTAATTAAAAGGGAGAGATAAACATGTTAATACTTTCAACAATCATTCCGAATGAAAGCATCCAAACGAAGATGATGGACGCATTTCCTGATTTGAACTTCATTTATCAAGAAGGATGGACGGATGAGCCACTTAATGAAGCGGAAATCTTGATTACATACGG
It contains:
- a CDS encoding potassium channel family protein, with product MTFYILIAGIIFCMVMSIRTLFLVESGGKKFSLEDMLWLGNLYATILVGFALIYLLYELQNHSVILDMGNRLDGTFYEQLKTSFYFSAMTMFSVGYGDIAPIGMGRMIATIQAFIGYTLPAAFVIRTVIDLEHKDRKDK
- the bcp gene encoding thioredoxin-dependent thiol peroxidase, translated to MTVKIGEKAPDFQLPANNGEMVSLSDFKGKYIVLYFYPKDMTPGCTTEACDFRDHNEQFEELNAVIIGISPDPAARHEKFIEKHGLPFLLLADENHEAAESFDVWQLKKNFGKEYMGIERSTFLIDKAGKIVKEWRKVKVKGHVEEALETLRDLEK
- the metE gene encoding 5-methyltetrahydropteroyltriglutamate--homocysteine S-methyltransferase: MRILKSSNLGYPRIGEDREWKRTLEAYWSGKIDEPKFTAQLKAIRLGNLQKQKDQGIDIIPVNDFTFYDQMLDMSVMFGLVPERYSAYEGGSVPLSVYYSMARGNNDEVASEMTKWFNTNYHYIVPELKLPQLTLTENKPLVAYREAKEKLGIETKPVLIGPYTFISLSKGFKKQDIPGIILRLLPLYTQILQELEQEGVKWIQMDEPSLVSSISKDDMQTVTYLYEKLNEAAPNLNIMLQTYFDAVEHYQEVIELPVQGISLDFVHDKGRNLSNLEASGFPKDKVLGAGVIDGKNIWLSDLSKKIQLIDTLKKKVAEDRIWLQPSCSLLHVPVTVRNETAVSKEVKETLAFADEKLEEITLLVKGNNQGFEAIADKVDANKLTVQTLASSNARNHKSVQSSVEKAKSEHVGRQLPFKERYQKQQEFFKLPFLPSTTIGSFPQTFEVKQARGKFKKGEWSAAQYETFINEEIGRWIDIQEEIGLDVLVHGEFERTDMVEYFGHKLGGFVFLEKGWVQSYGSRCVKPPVIYGDIHFIEPMTVRESVYAQSLTKKTVKGMLTGPVTILNWSFVRDDISRENVCYQLALALEKEVIALESAGIKMIQVDEPALREGLPLKKSDRDEYLNWAVNSFLISTSSVEDTTQIHTHMCYCDFNSFMDVISSLDADVISIETSRSHGELASAFEEKTYEKGIGLGVYDIHSPRVPAVEEMVDMIERGIKILDKDQFWINPDCGLKTRGIPETVASLKNMVEAAIIVRENLLAQTTGK
- a CDS encoding ABC-2 family transporter protein; the encoded protein is MFYVSMFFQYVSQYMKTRLQYRADFFMEILSDLLNQVVNLVFILVVFGHTQFLSGWSREEIIFIYGFFLIPFALFSAFFNIWDFNDRYIVKGEMDRILTRPIHSLFQVILERIELESLFGVVTGLIIIFYSGASLDLELAWYDPILFIIFAIGGALAYAAIFVAIASIGFWSDAKTSIMPMMYNIGNYGRYPVDIYNKVIRFILTWVLPFAFVGVYPASYFLRKEEWYAYAFATPVIGVAFFMISVFIWNQGVKRYRGAGN
- a CDS encoding acyl-CoA thioesterase, whose amino-acid sequence is MIEKESGLSNAHPTQQSRTFLTDLVFPPDTNHHNTIFGGKVMAYVDKIACISAMRHCRKPVVTASSDSFDFLAPIKTGDAINLEAYVTCAHRTSMEVFVKVERENLLTGEKQLTARAFLTMLAIDENGKPTIVPQVIPETEDEKQQYVQAQARYIERKNKRK
- a CDS encoding aminopeptidase, encoding MKDERITKLAARLIHHSIQLQPKERILIRGHINTKPLLKELIDEIYRVGAYPYIELEDDEISRHLLQGNVKEQLDTSSQWALKKYTDIDAVIIITSEENDVEMTDVPIERQRIQGEAMNSPTLFYVNNRRWVLLKYPTNASAQKAGMNFDRYQDFLFKVCTMDYGKMEAAFKPLKQLMERTDKVRIVSPGTDLTFSIKGMPAIICAGKKNLPDGEVFTAPIKESVNGRISFNAPTTYEGITFSDMELNIEKGKIIKAISNQPAKMNRILDIDEGSRFIGEFAIGINPYILEPMDDTLFDEKISGSLHLALGLAYGEADNGNRSSIHWDMVLIQRPEYGGGDIYFDDVLIRRDGNFILPELHALNPNSLKQSLFY
- a CDS encoding ATP-binding cassette domain-containing protein, with protein sequence MSDAIQVKQLRKEFKSASSRSGLKGAFRDLLTRNYKIVPAVNDINFTVKKGEMVAYIGENGAGKSTTIKMLTGILEPTAGEITVNGMNPHKEREKFTQTIGVVFGQRSQLWWDIAVQESFRLLKKVYKVTDEHYNDHMEHVIKTLDIGPLLDKPVRKLSLGQRMRCELAAALIHNPPLLFLDEPTIGLDVLVKMKIREFLKEINEKYNTTILLTTHDLGDIEALCERVIMLDEGQIIYDGELQSLKDNWAEEKQIHFQFIEPIELKELQSLPLPFTANWVYDEKNQTYIALLKEESDHISQLVSAVVSHFKIKDIKIHETSIEEIVRNIYEEGTV
- a CDS encoding ABC-2 family transporter protein; protein product: MGKYIAMIRMRFLMMLAYRTDYYTGILIYSINIGAYYFLWNAIYGEKSSIEGLSSMQMTTYVAVAWMARAFYFNNIDREIATEIKDGKVAIEMIRPYNYLGMKTMQGLGEGIFRFFFFSIPGMLLVAFIFPIELPHEPATWGIFGISLLFSFIINTQINLLTGITTFFLYNNAGLIRAKRVIIDLFSGLLLPISFYPIWAQEVMKYLPFQGISYVPSMIFTNGYSSGEIGMALLQQLIWCIILIIPIQLLWIVAKKQLIIQGG